The proteins below are encoded in one region of Paenibacillus sp. YYML68:
- the fni gene encoding type 2 isopentenyl-diphosphate Delta-isomerase, producing MRIPRKLEHVHHALQLGQSGLHGLDDVKLIHNCLPGVSTEYIALPTTIGELSLSSPIVINAMTGGAHETEEINRELAIAARETGLAMAVGSQMSAIKNPEVASSYQIVRRVNPDGIVFGNLGSEATVEQAERAVHMLQADGLQIHLNVMQELIMPEGDRSFTGMLERIQHIVRAIGVPVMVKEVGFGIAREHAEALIQAGVTMLDVGGSGGTNFARIENARREQALDWLNNWGCTTSVALLEVLEAKRRLQAEAKGLSVIATGGMATALDACRALVVGASAVGMAGALLKVQRTEGTEALISHIGRLHSELKLLMTALGAATIDELHQVPIVITGETAEWCVARGIDHHTYARRQGYSRRPAATI from the coding sequence GTGCGCATACCAAGGAAGCTGGAGCATGTTCACCATGCTCTGCAGCTTGGACAGAGCGGGCTTCACGGCCTTGACGATGTTAAGCTGATCCATAACTGCCTCCCGGGAGTCTCTACGGAATATATCGCACTGCCTACGACAATCGGCGAACTCTCCTTGAGTTCGCCGATTGTTATTAATGCGATGACCGGAGGGGCTCACGAGACGGAGGAGATCAATAGAGAGCTCGCTATAGCGGCCAGGGAAACAGGACTTGCCATGGCAGTTGGCTCGCAAATGTCTGCGATTAAAAATCCGGAGGTCGCGTCGAGCTACCAGATTGTACGTCGTGTGAATCCAGATGGAATCGTATTCGGCAACCTCGGCAGCGAAGCAACGGTCGAGCAGGCAGAGCGGGCTGTACATATGCTGCAGGCCGACGGTCTGCAAATTCATCTTAACGTCATGCAGGAGCTCATTATGCCGGAGGGGGATCGCTCCTTCACGGGCATGCTGGAACGAATTCAGCACATCGTCCGTGCGATTGGTGTGCCTGTCATGGTGAAGGAGGTCGGCTTCGGCATCGCTCGCGAGCATGCGGAGGCGCTCATTCAGGCAGGAGTAACGATGCTCGATGTCGGCGGCTCAGGCGGGACGAACTTCGCCCGCATTGAGAATGCCAGACGGGAGCAAGCGCTGGACTGGTTGAATAATTGGGGCTGCACCACGAGTGTAGCGCTGCTGGAGGTGCTGGAGGCGAAGCGGCGGCTGCAAGCGGAGGCGAAGGGACTGTCCGTCATCGCCACTGGCGGAATGGCGACAGCACTTGATGCTTGCCGGGCACTCGTCGTTGGTGCTTCAGCGGTCGGTATGGCCGGTGCCTTGCTGAAGGTACAGCGGACAGAAGGCACAGAGGCGCTGATCTCTCACATCGGGCGGCTTCATTCCGAGCTCAAGCTGCTCATGACTGCGCTCGGCGCTGCAACGATTGACGAGCTGCACCAGGTGCCGATTGTTATCACGGGTGAGACAGCCGAATGGTGTGTTGCGCGCGGAATCGACCATCATACATACGCTAGGCGTCAAGGCTACTCGAGGCGTCCAGCAGCGACGATCTAA
- the cmk gene encoding (d)CMP kinase has product MEKFNIAIDGPAGAGKSTIARLVASALGFVYIDTGAMYRAVTWKIMDKGLQPDQTGDMIALTKQMDIQLTPGEAGQNVFVDGYDVTGLIRTAEVTGYVSFVSSIAEIRQVLTRKQKEMAASMGVVMDGRDIGSHVLPDAEVKVFLTASVLVRAERRLKEIEHTQPGITLEQLMHDIATRDRMDEQRDASPLVQAPDAILVDTTSMTIPEVVDRILELCASRVGGGK; this is encoded by the coding sequence TTGGAGAAGTTTAACATCGCTATCGACGGTCCGGCCGGCGCAGGGAAGAGCACCATCGCAAGATTGGTTGCCAGCGCGCTTGGCTTCGTATATATTGATACCGGAGCCATGTACCGAGCCGTAACCTGGAAGATTATGGACAAGGGCCTTCAGCCTGATCAAACGGGGGACATGATCGCGCTCACGAAGCAGATGGATATTCAGCTCACCCCGGGAGAAGCAGGTCAGAACGTTTTTGTCGATGGTTATGATGTGACGGGCTTGATCCGTACCGCAGAAGTAACCGGATACGTATCGTTCGTATCGTCGATCGCCGAAATTCGGCAGGTGCTGACCCGGAAGCAGAAAGAGATGGCCGCGAGCATGGGCGTCGTGATGGACGGCCGCGATATTGGAAGCCATGTGCTGCCAGACGCGGAGGTTAAGGTGTTCTTGACCGCAAGCGTGCTGGTTAGGGCAGAGCGGCGTCTGAAGGAAATCGAGCATACGCAGCCCGGCATTACGCTGGAGCAGCTGATGCACGATATCGCTACACGTGACCGGATGGACGAGCAGCGAGATGCATCGCCGCTGGTTCAGGCTCCTGATGCCATACTGGTGGATACGACCAGCATGACGATTCCAGAGGTCGTTGATCGTATTCTGGAGCTGTGCGCAAGTCGCGTCGGTGGAGGGAAGTAG
- the rpsA gene encoding 30S ribosomal protein S1 yields the protein MSDEIKVEQNEQEVQAVEAAEVSQEESMANVTFLKKGDIVTGKVIKVDADQVVVDVGYKYDGVVPVRELSSVNLDNAAEVVEAGQEIELKVMNINDHKETLVLSKRAIEGEKAWDKLAADMENKTVLEAKVAEVVKGGLVVDVGLRGFVPASMVERNFVEDFSDYKGRTLRLRVKEMDREKNKVILSQKDVLDEEFESKKKDILNQISVGQQLDGTVQRLTQFGAFVDIGGVDGLVHISEMAWHHVEAPSEVVKEGDAVKVQVLKVDPENERISLSIKATQPGPWQQVASRINIGDIVTGTVKRLVQFGAFVEVAPGVEGLVHISQISHRHIGTPGEVLKEGQEVQVKVLDMNPDEKRVSLSIKETEEAPAREAKPERAEREPRERAPRREKESVSHEEMSGLNLTLGERFGDKLSKFK from the coding sequence ATGTCTGATGAAATCAAAGTAGAACAAAACGAGCAAGAGGTACAAGCTGTAGAAGCAGCAGAGGTGTCGCAGGAAGAGTCGATGGCGAATGTTACGTTCCTCAAAAAGGGCGATATCGTCACTGGCAAAGTCATCAAGGTTGATGCTGATCAAGTCGTTGTTGACGTAGGCTACAAGTACGATGGCGTTGTGCCGGTTCGCGAGCTGTCGTCGGTTAACCTCGACAATGCTGCAGAGGTTGTAGAGGCTGGTCAGGAAATCGAGCTGAAGGTCATGAACATCAATGATCATAAAGAGACGCTCGTACTGTCCAAGCGCGCAATCGAGGGCGAGAAGGCATGGGATAAGCTGGCTGCTGACATGGAGAACAAGACTGTTCTCGAAGCGAAGGTTGCTGAAGTTGTAAAGGGCGGTCTTGTCGTGGATGTAGGTCTTCGCGGCTTCGTTCCAGCTTCGATGGTAGAGCGCAACTTCGTAGAAGATTTCAGCGACTACAAGGGTCGTACACTTCGTCTGCGCGTGAAGGAAATGGATCGCGAGAAGAACAAGGTCATCCTGTCCCAGAAGGACGTGCTTGACGAAGAGTTCGAGTCGAAGAAGAAGGACATCTTGAACCAGATCTCCGTTGGTCAGCAGCTCGACGGTACGGTTCAGCGTCTGACTCAATTCGGCGCATTCGTTGATATCGGGGGCGTGGACGGTCTCGTGCACATCTCCGAGATGGCATGGCACCACGTTGAAGCTCCTTCCGAGGTTGTGAAGGAAGGCGATGCAGTGAAGGTGCAGGTTCTGAAGGTTGATCCGGAGAACGAGCGCATTTCGCTGTCGATCAAGGCAACTCAGCCAGGTCCTTGGCAGCAGGTTGCTAGCCGCATCAACATCGGTGATATCGTAACGGGTACGGTTAAGCGTCTTGTGCAATTCGGCGCCTTCGTAGAAGTTGCGCCTGGTGTGGAAGGTCTTGTACACATCTCGCAAATTTCCCACCGTCACATCGGAACACCTGGCGAAGTATTGAAGGAAGGCCAGGAGGTACAAGTGAAGGTGCTTGATATGAATCCGGACGAGAAGCGCGTTTCCTTGAGCATCAAGGAAACGGAAGAAGCTCCAGCTCGTGAGGCGAAGCCAGAGCGCGCTGAGCGTGAGCCGCGTGAGCGTGCACCTCGCCGTGAGAAGGAATCCGTCTCCCATGAGGAGATGTCTGGCCTGAACTTGACACTGGGCGAGCGCTTCGGCGACAAGCTTAGCAAATTCAAGTAA
- the prsW gene encoding glutamic-type intramembrane protease PrsW: MSLFSLLVAAVAPGVALLSYFYLKDRYDPEPISHVLRLFIFGVLLVFPVMVLQWALLQGLGSHPLVFSFVTSALPEEFFKWFIVYFLIFQHSTFDEPYDGIVYAVAVSLGFATMENVLYALLSPMDFSQLLQRAFLPVSGHAMFGVMMGYHFGSAKFVRGKYRKHLALALLLPLFWHGVFDYTLTVSGGNWIWFMLPLMSFLWLRSMWKVRRANESSSLRLLTREERIKA, encoded by the coding sequence CTGAGCCTTTTTTCGTTGCTAGTTGCTGCTGTGGCGCCGGGCGTCGCTCTTCTGTCCTATTTTTATTTGAAGGACCGTTACGACCCGGAGCCGATCTCGCACGTCCTACGATTGTTCATATTCGGCGTGCTGCTTGTGTTCCCGGTGATGGTGCTGCAATGGGCGCTACTGCAGGGCCTAGGCTCGCATCCGCTCGTTTTCTCTTTTGTAACGTCTGCGTTGCCTGAAGAATTCTTCAAGTGGTTCATCGTCTATTTCTTAATTTTTCAGCATTCGACGTTCGATGAGCCGTATGACGGGATCGTCTACGCCGTAGCGGTGTCGCTTGGCTTTGCCACGATGGAGAACGTGCTGTACGCACTGCTGAGTCCGATGGATTTCTCTCAGCTATTGCAGCGGGCATTCCTTCCGGTGTCAGGGCATGCAATGTTTGGCGTTATGATGGGCTATCACTTCGGCTCTGCGAAGTTCGTGAGAGGGAAGTATCGCAAGCATCTGGCACTCGCGCTGCTGCTGCCTCTGTTCTGGCACGGTGTGTTCGACTATACGTTAACCGTATCCGGTGGCAACTGGATCTGGTTCATGCTGCCGCTTATGTCGTTCCTGTGGCTAAGGAGCATGTGGAAGGTGCGTCGTGCGAACGAAAGCTCGTCGCTACGTCTGCTTACTCGCGAGGAACGGATTAAAGCTTGA
- the der gene encoding ribosome biogenesis GTPase Der, which translates to MARPIIAIVGRPNVGKSTIFNRIIGDKLAIVEDKPGVTRDRLYGRGEWLDQEFSIIDTGGIEIEGEDEIMRSVRMQAELAIEEADVIVFMVDAKAGITPADSEVAQMLFRAKKPVIIAANKVDNLQRFDDVYEFYSLGFEEVVGISGSHGTGIGDLLEKVVEHFPDTQDEEYDEDVIKVALIGRPNVGKSSLVNAILGEERVIVSDIAGTTRDAIDTPFEKDGQRYVIIDTAGMRKRGKVYENTEKYSVMRAMKAIERADVVLVVINGEEGIIEQDKHIAGYAHEAGKAAIFVVNKWDVVEKDEKTMHQFSQKIRDHFLFMTYAPIVYLSAKTKQKMHKLLPVVQQVAEQHSLRISTNVLNDCISDAVAINPPPTDKGRRLRINYATQVGVKPPTIILFVNDPELMHFSYERYLENKIRAAFGFEGTPLRLFTRRKSEDS; encoded by the coding sequence ATGGCAAGACCAATCATTGCAATCGTCGGTCGACCGAATGTCGGGAAGTCGACGATTTTTAACCGAATTATCGGTGATAAGCTGGCGATTGTCGAGGATAAGCCGGGCGTAACCCGGGATCGTCTGTACGGTCGGGGCGAATGGCTGGACCAAGAGTTCAGCATTATTGATACGGGCGGTATCGAGATCGAGGGTGAGGATGAGATCATGCGTTCGGTGCGGATGCAGGCCGAGCTCGCGATCGAGGAAGCCGACGTCATCGTGTTCATGGTCGATGCGAAGGCGGGCATTACACCTGCGGACAGTGAGGTCGCTCAGATGCTGTTCCGTGCGAAGAAGCCGGTCATCATCGCAGCGAATAAGGTTGACAATCTGCAGCGCTTCGACGATGTGTACGAATTCTACAGCCTCGGCTTCGAGGAAGTAGTCGGCATATCCGGCTCACACGGAACCGGAATCGGTGACCTTCTCGAGAAGGTCGTGGAGCATTTCCCCGATACGCAGGATGAAGAGTATGACGAAGATGTGATCAAGGTAGCGCTAATCGGCAGACCTAACGTAGGGAAGTCGTCGCTCGTCAATGCGATTCTCGGTGAGGAGCGCGTCATCGTCAGCGACATCGCTGGCACGACTCGCGATGCGATTGATACGCCGTTCGAGAAGGACGGACAGCGCTACGTCATCATCGACACGGCCGGTATGCGCAAGCGCGGCAAGGTGTATGAGAACACCGAGAAGTACAGTGTCATGCGTGCGATGAAGGCGATTGAGCGCGCCGATGTCGTACTCGTCGTCATTAACGGCGAAGAAGGTATCATCGAGCAGGATAAGCATATCGCAGGCTACGCGCATGAGGCAGGGAAGGCAGCCATCTTCGTCGTCAACAAGTGGGATGTCGTGGAGAAGGACGAGAAGACGATGCACCAGTTCTCACAGAAGATTCGCGACCACTTCTTGTTCATGACGTATGCGCCGATCGTCTACTTGTCCGCGAAGACGAAGCAGAAGATGCATAAGCTGCTTCCTGTCGTCCAGCAAGTCGCCGAGCAGCATTCGCTGCGCATCTCGACGAACGTGCTCAACGACTGTATCTCGGATGCGGTTGCCATTAACCCGCCTCCGACGGATAAGGGACGTCGACTGCGTATCAACTATGCGACACAGGTGGGCGTGAAGCCTCCGACGATCATCTTGTTCGTGAACGATCCAGAGCTGATGCATTTCTCGTATGAACGTTATTTAGAGAATAAGATCCGCGCTGCGTTCGGGTTTGAGGGAACACCGCTTCGCCTCTTCACCCGCCGTAAGTCGGAGGACAGCTGA
- a CDS encoding 1-acyl-sn-glycerol-3-phosphate acyltransferase, with the protein MLYIFFRTLFRMMFAVLFRLKTEGEENIPREGPVVLCANHTSNWDPPVLGSMLDRKVHYMAKAELFELPVLKQVLPRIGAFPVKRGGVSKESIRLSIQLLKDGNMIGVFPEGTRSNAGGMGKKGAASLALKSGATVIPAAIVGNYSLFRPMKVIYGRPIDLSEYADAGSEGLEQATDLIMSTIRSMVREHESK; encoded by the coding sequence ATGCTTTATATTTTTTTTCGCACCCTATTTCGGATGATGTTCGCTGTTCTATTTCGTCTTAAGACGGAAGGCGAGGAGAACATTCCGCGCGAAGGACCTGTTGTCCTGTGTGCGAATCATACGAGCAACTGGGATCCTCCAGTTCTTGGTTCCATGCTTGATCGCAAGGTGCACTACATGGCCAAGGCGGAGCTCTTCGAGCTGCCGGTGCTGAAGCAGGTGCTGCCCCGTATCGGAGCTTTCCCCGTGAAGCGAGGCGGTGTCAGCAAGGAGTCGATTCGTCTGTCTATCCAGCTGCTTAAGGATGGCAACATGATCGGCGTCTTCCCGGAAGGGACGCGAAGTAACGCAGGCGGTATGGGCAAGAAGGGAGCGGCAAGTCTGGCGTTGAAGTCAGGGGCTACCGTTATTCCGGCCGCAATCGTAGGTAATTATTCATTATTTCGTCCTATGAAGGTCATCTATGGTCGCCCAATCGATCTGAGCGAGTATGCAGATGCCGGCTCCGAAGGCTTGGAGCAAGCAACGGACTTGATCATGAGCACGATTCGCTCGATGGTCCGTGAGCACGAATCGAAATAA
- a CDS encoding YIEGIA family protein, with protein MWAWLMEQKVTVGIIIGVLFGVIARLSMLRTDYRQYPTYPHGKIIHLSLGVIAAGLGAVAVPSLIDKNYTAITFLALAAQQFRDVRNMERNTLSKIDEVELVPRGGTYIEGIAMVFEGRNYLVIFNAFVTAFFSIVFAWYWGIAAGVAVLLITNRLKSGKSIAHIADVSIGKLRFDGPNLYVNNIYIMNVGLNDSRKAMEERALGLVFTPKNINARITLANPGQRQAILHDISTILGVYRDEGEPSLVPLAKLDMNDGRLAVLVLPQDRSPDKALQAALRAPILESAVRMPSEAAAVQSSDGKAGA; from the coding sequence ATGTGGGCGTGGTTAATGGAGCAGAAGGTTACGGTTGGCATTATTATAGGTGTGCTATTCGGCGTAATCGCTCGCTTGTCAATGCTGCGCACCGATTACAGGCAATACCCGACGTACCCTCATGGGAAAATTATACATCTTTCTCTAGGCGTCATTGCAGCCGGATTAGGTGCCGTCGCGGTTCCATCGCTCATAGATAAAAACTACACGGCGATTACGTTCCTCGCGCTGGCGGCCCAGCAATTTCGGGATGTTCGCAATATGGAGCGAAACACATTGTCGAAGATCGATGAGGTCGAGCTCGTACCAAGAGGCGGTACTTATATTGAAGGGATTGCTATGGTATTCGAGGGGCGCAACTATCTCGTTATATTCAATGCGTTCGTAACCGCCTTCTTCAGCATCGTCTTCGCTTGGTATTGGGGGATCGCGGCAGGTGTGGCTGTGTTGCTCATCACCAATAGGTTGAAGTCGGGCAAAAGCATTGCGCATATCGCCGATGTGTCGATCGGTAAGCTGCGCTTCGATGGTCCAAATCTCTATGTGAACAACATCTACATCATGAATGTCGGATTGAACGACTCTCGCAAGGCGATGGAGGAGCGAGCGCTCGGCCTCGTGTTCACCCCGAAAAACATTAATGCGCGTATTACGCTCGCTAACCCGGGACAGCGACAGGCGATATTGCATGACATCTCCACGATTCTCGGTGTCTATCGGGATGAAGGCGAACCGTCACTCGTGCCGCTCGCCAAGCTCGACATGAATGATGGTCGACTGGCGGTGCTGGTGCTGCCGCAGGATCGCAGTCCGGACAAGGCGCTGCAAGCCGCGCTGCGAGCTCCGATCTTGGAGAGCGCCGTTCGGATGCCGAGCGAGGCTGCTGCGGTCCAGTCATCCGATGGAAAGGCAGGTGCATAA
- the ypeB gene encoding germination protein YpeB codes for MYKRLSIVMFPILLVALIGTGIWGYMEHQEKNSVLIKAENQYQRAFHDLTFHVDKLHTELGNTLAVNSTSQEAYKKGLINVWRITNEAQNEISQLPLTLLPFNETEQFLANISKFAYRAAVRDLSKQPFTEAEMKTMKSLYEHSKQISDDLRQVQSTVVEQNLRWMDVELALATKSEPYDNDIIDGFATLDKKVSEYAEVNWSPSVMSMFEKRDVSMLSGNEMTVDDIKQRAAQFLGVQSLDTAQIVENGVGTEYASYSVYIPKEGTLDGAHMDFAKKGGQLLWYNATRDVQTRALDLRQARDVAAQFLDEHGYTGMTAVSYDDYANVANLTFASREGDAINYLEKVAVKVALDNGEVTGLEATDYVFNNKERQLPAPTVTVEDAKKTLNPEFKLDSVSQALIRNEIDEEVLCYQFMGRVNGGYYRIFINAATGTEEKIDYIQADEVQVAQ; via the coding sequence ATGTACAAGAGGCTAAGTATCGTCATGTTTCCGATTTTGCTCGTCGCTCTCATCGGTACGGGGATCTGGGGGTATATGGAGCATCAAGAGAAAAACTCCGTTTTGATAAAAGCTGAAAATCAATACCAGCGGGCGTTCCATGACCTCACGTTTCATGTTGACAAGCTTCATACAGAGCTCGGCAACACGCTAGCGGTTAATTCCACGTCCCAAGAAGCTTACAAGAAGGGGCTCATTAACGTTTGGCGCATTACGAACGAGGCTCAGAACGAGATCAGTCAGCTTCCGCTTACGCTGCTGCCGTTCAATGAGACGGAGCAATTCCTTGCGAATATTTCGAAGTTTGCGTACCGCGCGGCTGTAAGGGATCTGAGCAAGCAGCCGTTCACCGAGGCGGAGATGAAGACGATGAAGTCGCTCTATGAGCATTCGAAGCAAATATCGGACGATCTGCGTCAGGTGCAATCGACGGTTGTGGAGCAAAATCTTCGCTGGATGGACGTGGAGCTTGCACTGGCGACCAAGTCGGAGCCCTACGATAACGACATCATCGATGGCTTCGCAACGCTGGACAAAAAAGTAAGCGAATATGCGGAGGTCAACTGGAGTCCATCGGTGATGAGCATGTTCGAGAAGCGCGATGTCAGCATGCTGTCAGGCAACGAAATGACGGTCGACGATATTAAGCAGCGAGCAGCTCAATTTCTAGGCGTTCAGAGCTTGGATACGGCCCAAATCGTGGAGAACGGCGTCGGCACCGAATATGCCTCCTACAGCGTGTATATACCGAAGGAGGGCACGTTGGACGGGGCGCACATGGATTTTGCCAAGAAGGGCGGACAACTGCTGTGGTACAACGCAACCCGCGATGTACAGACTCGTGCCCTTGATCTACGCCAAGCGCGCGATGTGGCAGCACAGTTTCTGGACGAGCATGGCTACACTGGGATGACGGCCGTGTCTTACGATGATTACGCCAACGTAGCGAACTTGACCTTCGCTTCCAGAGAGGGAGACGCGATTAACTATCTCGAGAAGGTTGCGGTGAAGGTTGCGCTTGACAATGGCGAGGTTACCGGCCTTGAGGCGACGGATTACGTATTCAACAATAAGGAGCGTCAGTTGCCTGCGCCTACAGTGACTGTGGAGGATGCGAAGAAGACGTTGAACCCTGAATTCAAGCTGGACAGCGTCAGTCAAGCGTTGATTCGCAATGAGATCGATGAAGAGGTGCTGTGCTATCAATTCATGGGTCGCGTGAATGGCGGCTATTACCGAATCTTCATTAATGCTGCTACGGGAACGGAAGAGAAGATTGACTACATTCAAGCAGACGAGGTTCAGGTGGCACAGTAA
- a CDS encoding capping complex subunit for YIEGIA: MGKIAAIVTKHKECVAGGAPIFVVEGDKELQDVSFRLEKMLDAAAHDLENGTMLLVKH, translated from the coding sequence ATGGGTAAAATAGCGGCAATCGTGACGAAGCACAAGGAATGCGTCGCTGGTGGAGCGCCGATCTTTGTAGTAGAAGGGGACAAGGAGCTGCAGGACGTCTCGTTCCGTCTTGAGAAAATGCTGGATGCAGCTGCTCACGATCTGGAGAATGGCACGATGCTTCTGGTGAAGCATTAG
- a CDS encoding DnaB-like helicase C-terminal domain-containing protein, translating into MTGLNRSAAKSSFDLEELVTHYQKQLREDALYYLQRRGLEQETIQQYRIGFEPGKIGFYVQSGKLGGYFENRVIIPILDSAGEPIDLIGRSIDNREPKYKTLVGMDDYLFNEPVLEQTDDVIVCGGVFDVLSLSQARLPAVCTTVWMTFKESHAEKLKDKRVFICLGNDELGRRESAKIEALLQGISRETFIVNMPESIRDVNDFFVRVQNPLDTFMQLLNETMEESLLLPIAPDVKNITAYTEEFMKRFRGQTSGVSTGLLQLDEALLGGIRAGLYFIAGGASSGKTMLLKQLADEMAARQVPVVYVSWDMTAFELWARSIARLIGAEPHQVLSGKASPEEVARGNKQYVEISKWMWTIECSMETSMERVFATVERIAGIAGRTPVIIIDHLNRIPATGLQRQPQSIAEHQTVLAYMLKQWSREWGAPVLAAIPTDVSREGLPEGVEASADVIFGLKQLADDVLEDGVNRCLLQLFKHRNGPLATVELRFNQRKACFEESEVQSDV; encoded by the coding sequence GTGACAGGACTGAACAGAAGCGCGGCCAAGTCGTCTTTCGATTTAGAAGAGCTCGTCACGCATTATCAGAAGCAGCTGCGCGAGGATGCTCTCTATTACTTGCAGCGCCGCGGCCTCGAACAAGAGACGATTCAGCAATATCGGATCGGCTTCGAACCGGGGAAGATTGGCTTCTATGTACAATCGGGGAAGCTCGGCGGTTACTTCGAGAATCGCGTCATTATTCCGATACTGGATTCGGCAGGAGAGCCGATCGACCTGATCGGACGTTCCATCGATAATCGGGAGCCGAAGTACAAGACATTGGTCGGTATGGATGATTACTTGTTCAACGAGCCGGTGCTTGAGCAGACCGACGACGTGATCGTCTGCGGCGGTGTGTTCGACGTGTTGAGCTTGTCACAAGCGAGACTGCCAGCCGTATGTACGACCGTGTGGATGACCTTCAAGGAGAGTCATGCCGAGAAGCTGAAGGATAAGCGTGTGTTCATATGTCTTGGCAATGATGAGCTCGGACGCAGAGAGAGCGCGAAGATCGAAGCGCTGCTGCAGGGCATCAGCCGAGAGACATTCATCGTCAACATGCCGGAGTCGATTCGGGATGTGAACGACTTTTTCGTTCGTGTGCAAAATCCGCTCGACACATTCATGCAGCTGCTGAACGAGACGATGGAGGAGTCGCTTCTCCTGCCGATCGCACCGGATGTGAAAAATATTACGGCGTATACCGAGGAGTTCATGAAGCGGTTTCGCGGACAAACAAGCGGCGTGTCGACTGGACTTCTGCAGCTGGATGAGGCACTGCTGGGAGGTATTCGCGCCGGTCTGTACTTCATCGCAGGTGGAGCCTCCTCCGGCAAAACGATGCTGCTCAAGCAGCTCGCCGATGAGATGGCAGCACGGCAAGTTCCGGTCGTCTACGTCTCTTGGGATATGACGGCCTTCGAGCTGTGGGCGCGCAGCATCGCCAGACTGATTGGTGCTGAGCCCCACCAGGTGCTTAGCGGCAAAGCATCACCGGAGGAAGTAGCTCGGGGCAACAAGCAATATGTCGAGATCAGCAAGTGGATGTGGACGATTGAGTGCTCGATGGAAACGTCAATGGAGCGTGTGTTCGCAACGGTGGAGCGTATCGCAGGCATTGCCGGACGAACGCCGGTCATTATTATCGATCATCTGAACCGTATACCCGCGACGGGCCTGCAGCGTCAGCCGCAGTCGATCGCCGAGCACCAGACCGTGCTTGCTTACATGCTTAAGCAATGGTCGCGAGAATGGGGGGCCCCGGTGCTGGCGGCGATTCCGACGGATGTAAGCCGTGAAGGGCTTCCTGAGGGAGTCGAGGCATCGGCAGATGTCATATTCGGCTTGAAGCAGCTGGCCGATGACGTGCTGGAGGACGGTGTGAACCGCTGTCTGCTGCAGCTGTTCAAGCACCGCAACGGTCCGCTCGCTACGGTAGAGCTTCGCTTCAACCAGCGGAAGGCGTGCTTCGAGGAGTCTGAGGTGCAGTCTGACGTATAA
- a CDS encoding flagellar brake protein, translating to MLPKINQILHIQVNSIDEEEAKQEYKSRIADMTDSSIMMEVPLHEKTGRLKRLYPGDELSIYFVSEGGVKNYFNSSVIGYTDDVIRLVQIKLPAVESITKMQRRTFLRVPAELDIAVKLVENLQFVALTDDVSGGGVSFLCESNTPVSSGQAVGCWLNIPYKNGTIEHVPFKGEVVRVKALETGRLQVMMRFTEIADRDREKVIRFCFERQFDFRKK from the coding sequence TTGCTTCCGAAAATTAACCAGATTTTGCACATACAAGTGAATTCCATCGACGAAGAGGAAGCGAAGCAGGAATATAAATCGCGGATCGCCGATATGACCGACAGCTCGATCATGATGGAGGTGCCTCTCCATGAGAAGACAGGTCGCTTGAAGCGACTGTATCCGGGCGATGAGCTGTCGATCTACTTCGTCTCCGAGGGTGGTGTGAAGAACTACTTCAACTCTTCTGTCATCGGCTACACGGATGATGTGATCCGACTTGTCCAAATCAAGCTGCCAGCGGTTGAATCCATTACGAAGATGCAACGCCGAACGTTCCTCCGTGTGCCTGCCGAGCTCGATATTGCGGTCAAGCTGGTTGAGAATCTTCAATTCGTTGCATTGACCGACGACGTCAGCGGCGGGGGCGTGTCGTTCCTTTGCGAGAGCAATACTCCGGTCAGCTCCGGTCAGGCCGTTGGCTGCTGGTTGAACATACCGTATAAGAACGGAACCATTGAGCATGTGCCGTTCAAGGGAGAGGTCGTTCGCGTGAAGGCGCTGGAGACGGGACGACTGCAGGTGATGATGCGCTTTACTGAGATCGCCGACCGGGACAGGGAGAAGGTAATCCGGTTTTGCTTCGAACGTCAGTTCGATTTTCGTAAAAAATAA